The Ananas comosus cultivar F153 linkage group 22, ASM154086v1, whole genome shotgun sequence genome segment GCCTAGTCGTTCTCCTCCAACTATAGTAGATGGGTCTCTACTAAATAGAATTCCTCGTGCGACATGACGATGAGGTTTTCCAAGAGACATTAATGTCACTTCTTTTCCACCCTATATACCATGTTCAAGCATTATAAATGACATTTTATGACAAATATGTAATTAGTTAAACATAGTTGAAATGTTgtaaaaagattcaaaattataaCTTACTTCATCTCGAGATATTTCTTATTGCGATCTCATTTTCTTGTAATGTATCTATAATATTGAGAgaatttattcaaaattaagCATTAGAATACATATTTATCACAAATTAAATCATCAAAAATGAATTTGGAGAGTGTCTACATAATTTGCTATGAAATAATCTAAAAACAAACCCTATGAGTCGGAATTGCATGAGTGGATGATGACGACGAAGACCATTCCTCTCTTTCAAGTTTGTTGATACCGTCTTCATTTGCATTGGTAAAGTTCTATAGATTTAATAGTtgaacaaattaaacaaaaaaattaaaattatatgtacaAAATACATAAGAAATGGTAAAACTATACCTGTCTAGTGTTCATAGAATTAGATTGGTGAAAATCATTTGGGCTTCGTTGCCAAGCATCCATCTTCGCTTCCATTTTTGCTaaattcttataaatataaaaataaaattatataaaattatatatatatatatatatatatatataattttatataattttatttttatatttataagaatttAGCAAAAATGGAAGCGAAGATGGATGCTTGGCAACGAAGCCCAAATGATTTTCACCAATCTAATTCTATGAACACTAGACAGGTATAGTTTTACCATTTCTTATGTATTTtgtacatataattttaatttttttgtttaatttgttcaACTATTAAATCTATAGAACTTTACCAATGCAAATGAAGACGGTATCAACAAACTTGAAAGAGAGGAATGGTCTTCGTCGTCATCATCCACTCATGCAATTCCGACTCATAGGGTTTGTTTTTAGATTATTTCATAGCAAATTATGTAGACACTCTCCAAATTCATTTTTGATGATTTAATTTGTGATAAATATGTATTCTAATGcttaattttgaataaattcTCTCAATATTATAGATACATTACAAGAAAATGAGATCGCAATAAGAAATATCTCGAGATGAAGTAAGttataattttgaatctttttacAACATTTCAACTATGTTTAACTAATTACATATTTGTCATAAAATGTCATTTATAATGCTTGAACATGGTATATAGGGTGGAAAAGAAGTGACATTAATGTCTCTTGGAAAACCTCATCGTCATGTCGCACGAGGAATTCTATTTAGTAGAGACCCATCTACTATAGTTGGAGGAGAACGACTAGGCCAACAGTATTGGGAGGTCTATGTTGAGGTTGCTATAATGCCCAATGAGAGCCTGATTCGTAATTTCCAAAATTTGAAGACAATCGGTGATGCTGCTCGAAAATCAATTGCTTGGCCTTCTTTTCTTGTAAgttttatgtttatgtttatatatattaatcaactATTCTTTTCATACAAAATATGAACTAGATAATTGAATACTATCTTTTTTCCATTGTGATAGGTTAAAGAAGATGGAAGATGAAGAAGCTATGTGATCTTAAGAATGTTTTGGAGATAGCCGCTTTGAAGCCAATTGATTGGCATGTTAtgcaaacattttttttttgttttgagtgGCTTATAGATATTGTATTTGTTGTTTCAGACCTTTTGAGTTTCAAAcagtttatataaaattttttttgaagtctTTTTTATTGTATGGCTCAATTGTTAATAGTTTAAATCAAGTCTTGgcttaaacttatttttaaagTACCTGTGGCCTATAGATTATAATGTAAAACTTTTTATATCAATGAAATTTACTTAATATATTGACCTGCTTGCTTCAGTATATAAAATTGATGAACTTCTAGTATTGAATGACTCTTTGACGCTAAAGAGAAAATTGTGACATTTATTggtgaataattaaaaaaataaattctttttgtGATTTTCTGAACTAGTGGAAAATACTATTTGCTAGCATTTTAGATTgtttgaaataatatttttgttggtGATTTTAGCTGTTGCCAAATAATAGTTTTGATGGTAATTTGGATTGCCAGGAAATAATTATTTGCTAGTTATTGAAAAAGCCACCAGTTTCTCATTTGATGGCATATAAATTGCcaagataaatagtatttttagcACTTCAAATTGCCAGTAATTACTATTTATCAGCACTTCAAATTGCCAGTAAATATTGCTTTGCCGGCAATTTATTTTTGCCGACAGTTGCATTACTGGCAATTTAGAAAATGCCAAGATTGATCTTTAGTAGCAGTTTTGGCTACTTTTGCTGGCAGTTTTGACGGCCAAGAAATATGATATTTCTTGTAGTGGTCCTATAGGGCGGCGACGAGTGCAGCCCTAAtggggtcggaggtgaggagGACGCGGGTTGCGAAGGCgcgggtgagggcgagggcgcaTGGGGTAGAAGGCGaggcgggccgcctccgcctccgcctccgctacTTTCttcgaagaaaataaaaaaaaaaaatgagaaaaaaaagagagagagaaagaaataagaatattttgatcgattttttaaaaatttgaaccaAATTTGCAAAATCCAAAATGGTGGCCTAATTttacaaaatctcaaaactattgaatatttttttgcaaattggtcaaaataaaattaaaattaaaattcaaattaaaatacaaaatataaaaataatttacaaatgaGTTTTcacctcaaaatataaaattaaatttataatttaatttcaaactaaaagttaaaatattaaaataataaggcaaaattttaaatataatgttaaaaaaatttaaaattagaaatttttgtgAATTCAAAAAAGCGACCCATATTTACAAAGTTGCAaaactaataatattttttaatgcaaaatcactattttagttttaaaatattggccaacagaaaaaaaaaaaaaatttaaatttggttaattaaaattcattttcaagcttaaattaattaatgatgatgataataattaCGGGGAAACAAACATGTGAATCATCTGCGACTACGCCCTCGATCGCGAAAGAGGCACCCAGCAGCAGCCTTCCCTCACTGAGGGACTCGTCCGCCAGTGGAATGATCCGGAAGGCGGAGGCAGACGGCGGCGAGGCCTCGGGATCGGGGCCTCCGCCGGCGGGTGCGGACGGGGAggagtcggcggcggcggcggctgcggcggtggGGGATCTGGTGGCGGCGCTGAGCCGGCGGCGGGTCTACCGGGAGGTGACGCTGGCCCTCCGCTCCGGCCTCCGCGACGCCCAGGCGGACTTCTCCTTCCTCCGCACCcgcggcctccgccgcctcctcaagTTCCTCcgctcctccgccgcggccgccgcctccgacgagTCCCTCCGCCTCTTCCGCCACTCCCAGTCCCTCCCCGACCTCCAAGGTTTCTCTCTTCCTCGCCTTTCCTTCTTCCAGTCTAGGGTTTCCATAGTCCTCTCGATTTCTCTCGCCCTTCCAAATTGATTTGTTATTGGACCCTTTCAATGCCCTCATAGCCGTTTAAGGATGTTTGCCGAACGATGTATGTTCATGGATCCTAATAGGCCCTGGAAGATTGGCGCGTGTATTATTGGGGGTGCCAGTGTGAAATTCGTACGCCTGGCTGCTAAACAGGCAGAGCGCTTGATCAGCTGAGACGCCCTGCTTCCCAGAGGGTCACTCATTCTAAGACTACTCTAACCCTACCATACTTAACCTTCATAACTTTTTGGGCCTAGCCAACACTCAAAATGCTACAACTGGATTAAGAGGgttagtcctattatatttcatatatagggCTATTTAAAATCCTGGGGGTGTCGCAATCCTCCTCCTTCTTGTCAGGCTCAAGCATCAGGCGAAGTGAGACTAATCTCGTTAGCCTTTAGCCGACCTTATGGGGAGCCGCGCGCCACCCACAATGGTTATCAGCTAGGGAGTCACGCTTTGCCTGTATAACTCTGgttcagccgagactcatctcacatttcCGGATGGTGATTGGTTGTGATACCAAATACGACGCCCGCTTCCTAGAGAGTTATCTTTCTTTTGACTAGCTCTAGCGcgcttaaccctcttaacctcttgggactaaccaccacccaaaatactaTGGTCTGATTAAAATggttagtcctattatatctcataaaTAGAACTAGGGTGTCATATCAGCGTTGCTGTATAAGGCAGTAAATCAAAAGTTGAAGAAGGCTCCATGGAATAATTATGACGGATTTTGTGGTCCAGCTAGCGATCAATTTAAGAATGATTCTCTAGCATTTTGTGTTGAGTATATGACCCCCAGCAAAAGACATCTCTCCGATGAACATTGCAGTTAAAGGATTGGCTACAGAGTGTTGCTCTAACTTGAAATGCATCATCGGAGGTTAGTAGCTTGAAGCAATCATAGCTTTCGCTCATCATAACTTTGGAATCTTCAGCTAGGGAGATTCTTTGCATGGGAAGTGTAATGAGACTTGTGTGAACTGATTCGAGCTCTGGGGTATTGTCTTTCAAGGAGGACTCTAAACTAAGAAGGAAGAGATATTAGGTAGATTGTTGTCCCCATCTGTTTAACTGACCTTGCCCTGGAGAATTTGTTGATTAATAGAATTTTTTGGGTTAATCACTTGTGAAGAGTAGTCCCATAGTTGAATTGCTTCTAATGTGGGCTTGGCTTCCTTCTCTCCCTGCcaattggtatcaaagcagGCGGCCTAAAGGTACTCGACTGCTCTAGTAAGTGGTAATAATGTGGTATGGTGCGGCCAATTGGTGGCTCCTGTGGACATACCGGCTGTTGGGGTGGAGTCATGGTAACAACTAATGTAGCATAGCCGTATGATTTACTCAATAGAGTAAGGCCCTAGGTTACGGCATGCGTATGTTGGTTTGGTGCACCAAAGCGTGAGTTAGGCACATAGGCCTAGATGAATGTGTTTGTGATGACTTGTGTAGAGCAGTGATGGGGATAAAAAGTTGAGTAAGTCGGTACAAAGCTTGGTGAGGAGTAGTGTATGGGAATCAGCGGGTAGTTGGCTAATTCACATGTTAGCAGGCGATTATTGGTGTTTCATAGGCTATGTATCACGACACTTCTATAAATCTCGCGTGTCCGTGTCGAATACGATGCAGGTCCATAGCGCATGTTATTAAAAAATgcgtttttattttactttcttttacgcatatataatataagatgataaatattttggctttttgatgaatgcatacaatttttttatcgTGGAGAATTTCTttccttaaaatatatgaacaatcaatgagaattttattaattttcattcgtatgagaaatataataatattttagcaaaattagTACtctatacataataaatatatactattatattaataacattataatttattagCGGTGTCCATCCTATGTTCATGTCCTAATTTTTCGGAAGCTGTCGAGTCGTCATGTTCGAGTCGTGTCATGTCGCATGTCCCGTGTCTGTGTTCATGACATCTAGTTTATAGGTGAAGAACAATCCCATATAAAAAGATGAGAAAACAATTTAACGTTTGATACATTAGTACTGGATACATTGATATTGGACCCAAAGCTAATAGCTCAACTTTTCGGTTAAATAGCTTCTGATGATTATGTAATATCATTAAGTTTAAGTCGGTTTGGTCTTCCTTGTCTGCCTAACAGAATTTGGTGCCTAACTACTGAGGGGTGTAAATTTGTTGAGACTCGAGAAAGCAGTCTGTAATGCTAGTTGGcgagtaattttttttgcttttttggttATGCATTATTTTGCCCTGATTAAGCTGTAGAATACACCAGTTATTCTTGAGCTTCGAAgtttaattctttaatttagATTAGCCTGCCTTGGCTGTTTCAGATGTTACCTGATGCTTAGCTTTATACCTGGAATGCTAGTTTCTCCTATGATAGATTGTCATAATGTATCCTTTTTACTCCTGACTAAGATCTTTGGAAGAAGTTCTCCTACTAACAAGGTTATGTTCTGTAACAGTGATTCCTGTTCTATTTCAGAATACTTTGCATCCGCGCAAAGAGAACCCCGATGTGACTCTGAATCACATATTTGGAGTGGAGCCGGTGAAGATTACTAGTCCTCCGACAGACTCTGAAGTTGCACTTGCTCTTAGAGTTTTAGAAGGTTGTTGTCTTTTACATAGTGGAAGTGCGGCTTTGGCCTACAAATACAAGGCAGTTAAGGTACAGCTTGCTAGGTGTTATATGCTTAATCCTGAATGCAAATGCTAGTATATCTCTAtgtctttgttttcttttcttttttcagaaaTCTAAAGGTCGGTTCACTTCTAGTTAGAGAGTCACGGAATTAGTTTTAGTATTGCCAGTTCTGTTGgtgaaggatttttttttttcatgtccTGGTAGttgagaatttaaaattaatgctAATAATGAGAATGAGAAACtaatataaatgaaaaaaatataagtttgaCATTATCATAGCttatttcattttgtagtttgAAGTCTGGCATACTCGGAAGAAAGATTTCTAGGGTGAAAATTCGACCGTGTTCTAGGGAATGGTCAGTTTGACAATTGAAATATCAGTGGGAATCTAAAATCTAGATCAAACCTTTTGAAAGCTTAATGATAAATTTAACTTAGCTGCAACAGGATTAGGTGATCATGCACAGTGCTGATGTTTTGACCAAACTATTGAGAAAGGAAATTCTTGTAGATGTTTGACCAAactattgagaaaaaaaaatgcttgcATGCACTTATTTTGTCATATTAAAGCTTCTAAATAGCATTGATGAAATCATGTGAAATTCTGGACTCGTGCTTAATTTCCTATTCTAGTAAGAAGCTAAGAATGTTCATCTGGTGCAGGTACTTGTGAATATATTATCAAACCGAGGAATACCTGAACAAGAGGCATGCTTGGATGCTCTAATAGCATTAATGTTGGAGTCTTCCTCCAATCAGATGGTATGCTACCATTCTAACACTGTTAATTAGAGATTTCTTTTTTGGCTCACTAGTCCTCAGGGCAGACCAATGTATATATGACATCCATCAAGCTACTTTTCATAGGAAAAGATTACAGCATTATGATCACATTCACACAGATTTTCCCTTCTCTATCAATTAGGGGCTGTTTAGTTCTACGGAAAACTGTGGAATACTTTTTTTCGAAAATCTCTTTTTAAGTTTTTCGTCCGTTTGGTTTAAAGGAAAACTAGCTTTTTCGGAAAACTTGTTTCCAGATTTTATGGAAAACTAGTGTTTTcgttttccaatttttttaggccccaaaaatactagttttccataaaatctgaaaaataaaagcttccCAAAAAAGCTAATTTTTCTTGGAATCCAACGGACCGAAAACTGAAAAAGGAATTgtccacagaaaaccttttttAGAGGAACTTTTTCCATACTTTTTTGAGGAACCAAACAGCGCCTTACTGCAAATGAGGTGGTAGATGCAACACCTTTCGAAGCAGATTTGCTTGTTACCTTAAAATGAATGAGACGTGTGTGCAAAAAACATTGATTGATTCTAATTATAACATTTGCAGTTATCATTTTGATATTTCTTACTGGATAATCATGTttcattttttatgttttgatatTTAAGCGGTTGTTTCTAAAGTGTAATCCCTATCCTATCTTGTTACTTTGTAGTCAGTTGTGGTGATAAACATGTCCTAGCCTGTTCTATATGCTCGTGATGATCAAGCTTTTGATGGACGATTTAATATTCTTCCTTATTGCTAACAATTACACCCCTCCCATCTTTTTAGATTATTTGCAACATGGTTGGGCCTTATTAACTTTCAATTTAACAAAAGGTTTCTTGGTGGTATAATTATCTCATGGCGCTCGTACTAGGCAATTTGATTTGTCTTCTCATGCTCTCAAAGATAGGTGATTATTTGTGCCACCAATATGTAAACTGAAACTGGCTGAGTGGACATAATTgttaaattcaacaaaaaatgGTCGACTTTTTAGTTGACGTGCATAAAAACCTAACAGATGGAGCTTCTGAAAGTTTAGTAGTTTGCTTATGAAACAATGCTAAATTTCCAAATGGCACAGCCTTGAGATTACAAGTTGTCTCACATTTTGCCAATATCTGAAGCTGATTATAGGTCTCTTCGTTTAGTCTCTGTTAGTTGTCTCCTTTAATAAGTATTTCAAGTTGTATCTTGAGAAAGAAACCCTAATGGGCCTATTTGGCACCCAAGATTGGATAGGATAGGATAAGACAAATGCAATCGGAGTGTGAGGTTCTTGTGCCATGGAGGCAGGGAGAGTCCAGTCGGCTCCAAAGGTGTGCTTGATTTCAATCCTGTTCAATTCCAACTTTTTAGGTGGGTTTTGATAATCCCATCAAACATTCTTGTTTGACCCTATCAGATTCGATAATCCGCTCTCATGAATGCGGACTTTGAATCActaaacctttattctttttcaACACTGCTCACTCGTTTTATCCTATCCATCTCATCGTGGTTGACGAAGGAACCAACTATGACTTAATTGATGAATTATCTGCCTATGAGGCTCTACGATTGAACTATGCCTGTGATAGAggcaatctctctctctctctctctctctctctcatattggTGAATGAATTTCATTTTGTAGGATTTTGCGGAATGCCATGGGGTTGAAAAAATTGCGGAGCTTATAAAGGACGAGCAAGCAGACGAAATTCTAAGGTCAGTTCTGATTATCTTTAAGTTAAGTTATCTTTTTCCTTGTACTATGTAAAATCTTGTTTCCTTCTGTCTtcatatttcattttatttgttttgccTAGTTGTTTTTGCTATTGCGATTATATCGATGTTAATTGAGAAAGTATGACTTTTCTTGCCCATATATACTTtcgaagaaaagaagaaatgaaaagaaaagtttttaTTTAGTCAGACAGATCAGGGTCGTGTCCAATTACATAAATAAGGGCATCTCCTTATAGTTAGTGCAATTCAAAGTCGCCTCCTCCTTATACTAagtaaattttagtttttctttctgAAATGCAACTTTGAACTACTAGAaacatgcattttcatgttgctaaaaaaaatactcATAAGTCATGATATACTTGCAATTTGAAGGCTTAAATGAGAGGGTCTAAGACTACATGCATCAGGCGAGTTAATAGCTAGGAAATGAATATTTGGTTCAGTTTGCATAGTTGAAGAAGTCAAGGAGGTGATGAAGATGCGTCCAAAAGGATGAAACAGAGAAGGAGGAAACAAATAGATGAATATAAGAAATGAAAACGGATGATAGACAAGGGCATGCAGAAACACTTCTATTTTTATTAAACATACATTTGAAAATTACAGCACATTAGACTCCATATTTGGATTAAATATTCTGGACTCctattatttcataaatattttgAGGACTTGCGCTTGGAAATCGTGAGGAAGAAAGGGATGACATATGGGCAAAAGAAAGACGTGTGGACTGCTCGTCTTATTTCCAACTCTATAGTCATTGCCGTTCATGGGCCCCACAAAGCGTcatctattattttatatatggaCTTAAATGCGCTAGAGCCACTTGAACTTTTGCCCGTTTACACAGTCATCCAAACTTGAAAATTTCAGATTcactgccttttttttttgcaaattaaccACCTAAATCTATAACTCATCAATTTGAGGAGACTTGGACCATGTTTGGCCTGGCGGTGCGGCCCGCTCGTGACCGCATGGCAGAGCTTTCGAGAAAGCTCTGAAATCGGAGCTTTCTCAAAAAGGCTTGGTCTTGCGGTTGCCTGCCACAAACACGGGCGCATCTGCAAAGCGAAACAGGCGCTTATATTAGCCAAATGGTGACGAAACAATAAAGGACACACCTGCAGTTGGTATAGATGACTCTTCTTGATGCCAGAAATCGTTCATTTGGATAAAGTTGACCATAATTATCACTTTggatttttaacaaattaaatgaTAAAGAGTAATTTCTTTACTGCAAGATTAAAGTTTAACGCGAAAAAGACTCTTGCTATATTGCTGATGTGCATCCATTGTTGTTTCTTAACCATTTAGCGATTGCTCCTCACTTTGAATTGATAAAATACAGACTTAGGCAGCTAAANTACACAtctttgcaaatataaattttatatttataaattttataggattatttgagaaaaaaaataatgagggagctaaatgtaaaaaaaaaaaaaaaaaaaaattagtagtttTGGTggcaaattacaaaatttttaaagtttagttGACTATCTGCGAATAGGCGCGAGTTCAGAACAAGTTCAGATTGTTCTGGTGCATTTATCCCGTAAAATATGGAGAAAGAACCATATATGGTCTCGCGACCCAAAATTTATTCGAacattttcttattaatttgaGACCTATTTATGCTCTCAAAAACATCTGCGTGTGTCTGGGACCTAGCTTCTAATTgcctgtggttttttttttttttttccctttctctcgGGTGCAGATTAAAATGCGGTGAGTTCCTTTTGCTACTCATCGGAAATCTAAATGGGAAGGAGAACTCTCCCTTGGCGAACATACAGGAAGATATAAGGCGGCTTCTAGGAGAGAAGTGTGCATCTCTTATTTGGGCCGCGAGCCAGTTTGGTTCAACCCTAGATGCAGAGCAGAGGCAGACGGCCCTTCGCATCCAGGCCCGAAGAGTTGTCGAGTCCTTAGAGCTCTCTTGATTGTGCGTATtacccttttcttcttttctgtatttatattttaagttgttgttgttgtgtggTATAATCCTCATTTATAGATATTAAAAGTTTTTTCCACTGCTTTTATCTCTACATGTACTGTTCCAGGGTTTATATCTATAATCTCCACATGTACTAAAGATTATAGTATTTTCGCTATGTGATTGGGTTTTCATTTCTCAATCTTATTGTCTGCAATGAACTGCATATAACCGGAGCCGTGTGTGCGAAAACATCAGGATCATAGCTGGTCCCCAGCTTTCATTTCATCctacttttatttttggtatccatcttttcttttttctttttctggtaATGTTTATTCGTCGTCGCAATCAAGTTTCTTTTGTTAAACAAGATTATTTGCTTGGACGGCGAAAAATTGTCTGTGTCAGTAGCAAGCCTTATCACCAGATAACGTTGTTGTTCGactttataaaatttcaattacaATTTAGTCCTCTCACATCATTCTCCTCATCAATGAGGGCCTGTAATTGCTACTCTCTGTTTTATGTATGGCCATCAATAGATTATCCGGATTTGCTTGGTTGACAAGATATGTAGAGGTCTTTGGACCAGatctttttttggtaatttattTATTACGCATATTTCAATTTCTTTCTGATGCCAcacatttattttcgatgataatggagccttcaaatccacgatcggcaccgttgaatatgatttatactatttgaagcttctagaaatcaaatttcatgctttatCGACATCGTTCAGTTggccatcaagtggacacaaaaattaAAGGCTGAAAATGAACATCAtctaaaaagtgataataggaatcttgtaatcaagatcgactTGTTctaagtaattttaaaaattttttaatcaaaatttaattgatttggatatctttacaccgttaaacaaaaaAACGTTTTATATcgattattaaaaattataaattttgaaaccttttgggtcaatgatgtcgaaaagatttaaaatttagtttccaaatacttcaagtggtatagatcatattcaacagtgccGGTCATCGATtcggaggctctatcatcgaaaataaataggtggcaacggagctcgatTGAAAGCCGGGgtgaaaaggtaaaaaaatgggtatttataataaaatattctgtattttagttaatattttatttcgaaGGTAGGTAATCATTTCTCTCGCGCGATCCAGCTAATCATCCATCAGAGCATTCATCCGTCAGATTACCCGACGATGCGAAACTTATGTTCAtaaaagtgcaaaaaaaaaaaaaaatgataataataatgccAAACTAGCTTCTTGTAACATAATAATAAGATGTAAGTTAATAAatgaagggaaaacttcaaaaaacccccttgtgatttcgtagtttctcactttgcccctcctgtggtttaaaatgtatcaatttgtctccctgtggtttcttttttctctttttcttatcaatttcattattttttttcttaaatcagtgataaagttaaaattaaagagtactaaagtgaatatttgataaatctaaataggtatctgaaattttttgtatataatttaatgaaatattaatgaaaaagctaccgaaaagataaaaacgaaaccataggggaacaaattgatacattttaaactacaggggggcaaactgagaaactacgaaatcacagggggggtttttgaagttttcccataaatgaaatataaatatgctgTTCACTTGTATATGTATCAATCATCAAATAGAAGCAGAGCTACTACTCGTCTACTACTACTTTTGGCGAGATAGTGATAGCAGGAGTGGTCGGTTGCTTTAAGCCAACACGGGCATAATGTAATTGAGACCCACTTGAATAGCAACTtgctttaaataataattagccCTCCTTTGCAAAACAGGACAAAAgggacacaaaaaaaaaaaaaaaaaaaaaaattatcagcaGCAGGGCAAAAAGAGAAATCAAGAACGTCGGAAAGAGACCGGAAAATTGCACTACAGTTCACCTGAAAATGACTtccatattaaaaaaaatacaaaaaaaatggaATAGTTGCATGCCACTTTCTATAATAAGAATATTAAGTAGTAAAtaagtttttataaaatttaagttattaaatttattctttcaaaAGTTCTTCCGTATGTAAATATACCTTTCTGTTGttataatttagataattatgaataaaaaaaaagctaatcaCGGTTAGGTAAATAGTAAAATGACCTTTTtatgctttatatatatttaattgtaTTGTAATATTGAGACTCGTCATCTTTTTCATCCTCTTCTCTTTATTTGTGGTGATGCCGAGATTGGCGGGGATGGTGGCATCGAAGGCGAGGCCCGAAGATGAGGTATGTTGTGGGCGATAGCGAAGacaaggagagaggagagagaaaaaaagaaagatatgtTTTTTCGGCCAGGAATAAATTTGTAACGGTAAAATAGTTATTCTA includes the following:
- the LOC109727612 gene encoding uncharacterized protein LOC109727612, whose product is MIRKAEADGGEASGSGPPPAGADGEESAAAAAAAVGDLVAALSRRRVYREVTLALRSGLRDAQADFSFLRTRGLRRLLKFLRSSAAAAASDESLRLFRHSQSLPDLQVIPVLFQNTLHPRKENPDVTLNHIFGVEPVKITSPPTDSEVALALRVLEGCCLLHSGSAALAYKYKAVKVLVNILSNRGIPEQEACLDALIALMLESSSNQMDFAECHGVEKIAELIKDEQADEILRLKCGEFLLLLIGNLNGKENSPLANIQEDIRRLLGEKCASLIWAASQFGSTLDAEQRQTALRIQARRVVESLELS